The Temnothorax longispinosus isolate EJ_2023e chromosome 7, Tlon_JGU_v1, whole genome shotgun sequence genome contains a region encoding:
- the LOC139816740 gene encoding protein G12-like, whose protein sequence is MKFALVLLAFVATASARIEIPNFGRGELHKDIQEFLDLLPVEQIFQITLQYYHQDAEFQRMIAYFQSPGFKQLVLEVEQLPEIKVLMDYIHNAGIDIYKIVNLLNEVLGLPPLTPPSYAYGTQITGGIRGFVDDILAVLPRAQLDALYEKKLRESPAFADFIRQLESPNFQEIVNKVYAHPKTQELLAHARNAGIDLVAIKDLLYVLWGIRIPSY, encoded by the coding sequence atgAAGTTCGCATTGGTACTGTTGGCCTTCGTGGCTACGGCCTCCGCCAGAATTGAGATCCCCAATTTTGGCAGAGGTGAACTCCACAAGGATATCCAAGAGTTCTTGGACCTTTTGCCTGTCGAACAGATATTCCAAATCACTCTTCAATACTACCATCAAGATGCGGAGTTCCAGAGAATGATTGCATACTTCCAAAGTCCAGGATTTAAGCAGCTGGTTCTAGAAGTAGAGCAACTGCCTGAGATTAAAGTTTTGATGGATTACATTCATAATGCCGGCATTGACATTTACAAGATCGTGAACCTACTGAACGAAGTTCTCGGACTTCCTCCTCTTACCCCGCCCTCCTATGCCTACGGTACACAGATCACCGGTGGAATTAGAGGATTCGTGGATGATATCCTGGCCGTTTTGCCCAGGGCACAGCTTGATGCATTGTACGAAAAGAAGTTGCGAGAATCGCCAGCATTCGCCGATTTCATCAGGCAATTGGAATCCCCGAACTTCCAGGAGATCGTCAACAAGGTTTACGCTCACCCCAAAACCCAGGAGCTTTTGGCACACGCTAGAAATGCCGGTATTGATCTCGTAGCCATCAAGGATTTGCTGTATGTTCTCTGGGGCATCAGGATTCCCTCTTACTAA